The genomic segment GATGAGCAGCGGTGGCAGTCGAGGCCTGCTGCTTTTACGATTTTATGTCTTATCAATACTGATGCTGTATTAATCACTTCACCAACAACATCTTATGCATTGATGACTTTCCGTTCGATTCGATGCGAGTGAAATAGACACCGGAGGATACCTTGTTTCCTGCTTGATCATCTCCATTCCAGATTAGCTGATGATTGCCGGATTGCTTGGGCTCATTCAGCAGAATCCTGACCAATTGTCCCTTGAGATTATAGATACTGAGCTTTACCGTCCCGCTTTCCGGGACACGGTAGCATATCGTGGTGGATGGATTGAAAGGATTGGGATAGTTGTATAACCTCAAGCCCGACAGGGATGGCGGAACCACCGGATCG from the Candidatus Cloacimonadaceae bacterium genome contains:
- a CDS encoding T9SS type A sorting domain-containing protein, whose amino-acid sequence is DPVVPPSLSGLRLYNYPNPFNPSTTICYRVPESGTVKLSIYNLKGQLVRILLNEPKQSGNHQLIWNGDDQAGNKVSSGVYFTRIESNGKSSMHKMLLVK